In Actinoplanes lobatus, the DNA window GGCCCGCCGCGACGCGTTGTTCGTCGCGTACGCGATCGACGTCGAGCCGGCACGCAGCCGCTCGACCGCGTCGGCGGCCCCCGGGATCGGCTTGTCGATCAGGAAGACGACGCCGTCCAGGTCGAAGATGACCAGGTCGTAGCCACCGGCGAGGTGATCCGTCATGCCTGCGGCTTGTCCTCGCCGGCCTGTCCCACGTACTCGTCCGCCTGCGCCTTCTCGTCCTGCTCGCCCCGAAGCCCGTCGGTGTTCACGTCGGTCTCCGCGACGGCCACCGGCGCGTCCTCGTCCTCGTCCTCGTCAGCCGCGCGGTCCGAGTCCGGGGTGTCGACGGCGGCCCGCTCACGGTCCTCGTCGTCCTCGTCCTCGTCCTCGTCCTCGTCCTCGAAGTCGTCGTCTTCGTCGTCTTCGTCTTCGTCGGCGTCGAAGTCGTCGTCACCGTCGAGGTCGTCCTCGTCGTCCTCGTCAGCCGCGCGGTCCGAGTCGGGGGTGTCGGCGGCGGCCCGCTCACGGTCCTCGCCGTCCTCGTCCTCGAACTCGTCGTCGCCCTCGATGGTGACGCCGTCGAGCTCGAGCAGCCGCTCGGCCGCGTCGGTGACCTGCTCCTCGTCGATGGAGGCGGCCCGGGCGAACCACTCCCGCGCCTCGTCCCGGCGGCCCGCCCCCAGCAGGGC includes these proteins:
- a CDS encoding Replicase polyprotein 1ab translates to MAAGQIIDEDSEVALLHAIAARRLASRIAVVREAVGLAAYAAGDWTTAIAELRTYHRMTGRQTHLAELADCERALGRPERAIDLYRGADAANLEKAGAIELLIVAAGARGDLGQHDAAVAMLQVKELTGDDDAEWAARLRYAYADALLGAGRRDEAREWFARAASIDEEQVTDAAERLLELDGVTIEGDDEFEDEDGEDRERAAADTPDSDRAADEDDEDDLDGDDDFDADEDEDDEDDDFEDEDEDEDEDDEDRERAAVDTPDSDRAADEDEDEDAPVAVAETDVNTDGLRGEQDEKAQADEYVGQAGEDKPQA